The genomic segment ACGCTCTAAGCCCATTGCAAAGCCAACGCCTTGGGTTGCGTGTCCGCCGAGTTGTTCGACTAAGCCGTCATAACGCCCACCGCCACAGACTGTGCCTTGTGAGCCTAAAGCTGAAGTGACCCATTCAAACACGGTTTTATTGTAATAGTCTAAACCACGCACCAATTTTGGATTGACTTCGTAACGGATTCCCATTGCATCAAGTAAGGCACAAAGCTGGGTAAAATGCTCACGGCTGTCATCATCTAAATAATCAAGCAGTTTTGGGGCATCGTTTAATACATTTTGTAGTGCTTCGTTTTTGGTATCTAAAATCCGCAGTGGGTTTTTCACCAAACGCTCTTTCTCTTCTTCGCTCATTAACGCGGTATGATTTTCTAAAAATTTTACTAATGCCGAACGATAATTTGCACGAGCTTCTAACGAGCCGATAGAGTTAAGTTGCAAAGAAACGTGTTGGTCGATACCTAACTCTTTCCATAGACGTGCGGTAAGAATAATCAACTCCGCATCAATTTCCGGATTGGCAATGCCGAACACTTCAACACCGGCTTGGTGAAATTGGCGATAACGCCCTTTCTGTGGACGTTCGTGGCGGAACATCGGGCCCATATACCATAAGCGTTGCTCATTATTGTAGATCCAACCACGCTCAATCGCCGCACGCACACAACCGGCTGTACCTTCCGGACGGAGCGTTAATTGCTCATCATTATCCCAGAAGGTGTACATCTCTTTCGACACTACATCAGTTACTTCGCCGATGGCACGGGCAAATAACGGGGTGCTTTCTACAATCGGCATACGCACTTCCGAATAGCCGTAACTTGCCAGCACATTACGCACTTTCTGTTCAACCCATTGCCATAATGGAGACTCACTTGGTGAGCAGTCGTTCATTCCTCGAATTGCTTGAATTGTTTTTGCCACTCTCTTATCCTATTTGTTCAATATCTATACGATTATGTTGTTGTGCAACTCTGGCACGAATTTTAGCTTCTAATTGGTCGATTAATTTTGCGTTGTCAAAACGCTCTTTTTGACGAACGCCATCTAAATAAAAGCCGCTCATTTTATTGCTACCTGTTACCCCTAAATCAGACACCAACGCCTCACCCGGCCCGTTTACCACACAGCCGATAATCGATACGTCCATCGGTGTGATAATGTCTTCTAAACGTTGCTCTAGCTCGTTTACCGTCGCAATTACATCAATTTCTTGGCGGGAACAGGTTGGGCAAGCAATAAAATTGATCCCACGAGAGCGAATACGCAGCGATTTCAAAATATCAAAGCCAACTTTCACCTCTTCAACAGGATCAGCCGCTAATGATACACGCAAGGTATCGCCAATCCCTTCCGCCAATAATAACCCTAAGCCTACCGCTGATTTCACCGAGCCGGCTCTCGCACCACCTGCTTCAGTAATGCCTAAATGCAGGGGCTGATCAATCTGTTTTGCAAGAAGTCGGTAAGATTCGACCGCTAGAAATACATCTGAGGCTTTCACGCTGACTTTGAATTGTTCAAAGTTAAGGCGATCTAAGTGATCAACGTGGCGTAATGCCGATTCTAATAATGCCTGTGGTGTCGGTTCGCCATATTTTTCCTGCAAATCACGCTCTAATGATCCGGCATTCACCCCGATTCGGATCGGAATGTTTTTATCTCTGGCACAATCTACCACAGTTCGGATCCGCTCTTCATTTCCGATATTACCCGGGTTAATCCGCAAGCAATCCACCCCATATTCGGCAACTTTCAACGCAATGCGATAATCGAAGTGGATATCCGCCACCAATGGCACATTCACTTGTTGTTTAATCGCTTTAAATGCTTCTGCTGCGTCCATTGTCGGCACGGACACACGCACAATATCAGCCCCGACACGTTCTAGCGATTTAATTTGAGCAACCGTTGCTTCCACATCAGTTGTGCGGGTGTTGGTCATTGACTGAACCGTAATCGGTGCATCGCCGCCTACAGGCACATTACCCACATAGATTTTCTTCGATACCCGACGTTTAATAGGTGATTGATGTATCATATTTTTAGCTAATTGTGAAAATTTATAAAAACAGAAAACGCTCGTAAAGACAGCTATCGTTGAATGCTAGCTTTACGTGCGTTTCATCGTTAAATCAAGCTTACTGTAACGGTAAACGAATACGAGCTACACGCCCATCAATTTTCAATGGTACTTCTTGGCCTTTATAGTACACTTTTACATTGGCAGGCGCACCAATGGTTAAACGATATTGCTCATTCTCATTGAAACTTAAAGTCTCACCATTGTTATATAATTTTTCTGCTAAACGTTTATTTTTAGCACCTCGCACTGTAATCCAGCTTTGTGAACCGGTAATTTCGATACGAAGCTCATCATTCGTTACCGCAACAGGCTGTTCTGTAGGTGCTTGTTCCGACTGAGATTGCTGTAAAACATTCACTGCTTCAACCTGTGCTGTATCAGCTTGTTTAACGTCTTCTACCGCTTTAACTTCTTCTTGTGCTACAGCCGGCGATGCCGTTTGTGTAGGCTCTACTTTTTCAGTTAATGCCGGTTCTGCTGCAACTACCGTTTCTGCTGCTTGAGCAGGCTGCTCTGAAACCTGAATAGGTTGCTGAACAGGCACGGAAGTTTGTGCTGAAGCATCATTATTATTTGTAGTGGTATTTGTCACTTCAGCAACTGGTGCAGAGCTAACAAATTGCTCACGATTTTCCTGTTCTTTTTGATACCCTTGCCACCACCAAAGTAATGTCATTCCTAATGCCGCAAGCAATACTAATACCGTTAAATACTTTAAGGTTTTACCTTGTGAATTTGATGAAGGTTTTACTGAAGAAACTTTAGTGACTTCTTTTGGAATAGTGACTTCACCATAATTAACGCTCGAAATAAGGGATTCAGGTAAACGCAAAAATTTCACATAATTACGCACATAGCCACGCACAAAAGTTGGGGCAACGTTTTGTAGAATAAAGATATCATTTTCAAGTGATTCAATATGTGATTTTTTTAAGTTGGTTTTTTGAGCAACATCTGTAATAGAAAGATTTAACGCTTCACGAGCCGCTTTTAATTGTTGCCCTAAAGAAAGTGCTGTACCAGCTTGAGTAGAATTAACTGATTCTGTCATATAAAACTCTTTAAAGAAAGTAGTAGAAATAAAATTCAAAAATTATTCGGAAGTTTAAAGAGGTAATGCCTATTTTGCAATCTTAATGCGTAAAAAATTGAAAATTTAATCGGCAAGCGGTCATATTTTTCAATTTTTTTGCAAAATATGACCGCTTGTATCTTGCTTTACTTAGAAGCTAAATTGGCTTTTGCTGCCGCAATCGCCTCTGCCACACGTTGTGGGTTCACCCCTCCTTTAGCACAACGTTTTTCTAAGCAGGACTCTAATGACAGAATCGGATAAACGTCATTATCAATAGAAACGTGGAATTGCTGGAACTCGGCAATCGTTAATGCTTCAAGCGGTTGTTTTTTGCCGATTGCATATACCACCGCTTCGCCAACAATATGGTGAGCTTCACGGAATGGCACGCCTTTCGCCACTAAATAATCTGCCAACTCGGTCGCATTCGCATAACCTTGCTGAGCGGCTTCTCGGGTGCGTTCGGTATTCACTTGAATATCAACCAGTACAAGTTCTGCAATTTCTAAACAAGCCTGCCAAGTTTCCAACGCATCAAAAATACCCTCTTTGTCCTCTTGCATATCTTTATTATAAGCAAGTGGCAACCCTTTGAGTGTAGTTAATAAACCGTTTAATGCTCCAAATACCCGACCGGATTTCCCACGAATCAGCTCACAAGCATCAGGGTTTTTCTTCTGTGGCATAAGTGATGAGCCTGAGGTCACACGATCCGACATTTCAAGAAAGCCTGATTCACCACTATTAAAAATGATTAAATCTTCAGCAAAGCGAGAGAGATGCATCATACTGATCGAGGCAGTAGAAAGCAGCTCTAAAATATGGTCACGATCTGACACGCTGTCTAAACTGTTGCGTGTGGCTTCTTCAAAGCCTAAATCACGGGCTAATAAGTCACGATCAATGCCGTAAGCCGTACCAGCCAATGCCCCTGAACCAAGCGGGCAAGTGCTCATACGCTTATTTGCATCGCTCAAACGGCTGAAATCCCGTTCTAACATTTCATAGTAAGCCATACACCAATGGGCGAAGGTCACAGGCTGAGCCCGTTGCAAATGGGTATAACCCGGCATCACTGAGTCTTGATTTTCTTCGGCAACGGACACCAAACGCTCTTGTAAAGCTCGGATTCGCTCTTGCAGTGCTACCGCTTGCACCTTGCACCACATTTTAATATCCACCGCTACTTGGTCATTACGGCTACGCCCGGTGTGCAATTTTTTACCTAAATCGCCCACTTTTTCAATCAGCTTGGATTCAACCCAGCTGTGAATATCTTCCGCATCATCTTTTAAGATAATGGTGAGGTTAGATTCCACCTCTGCTCTCACCTCTTTTAATGCTGCGATTAGTTGTTCTAATTCTGCTGCCGTTAAAATACCTACCGAAGTAATGGCTTTTGCCCAGCCGATTGACCCCTCAATATCTTGAATCGCCAAGCGGTAATCAAAACGTAATGAATCGTTAAAATATTTAAATTTTGCATCTGCCTGTTGTGTAAAGCGTCCACCCCAAAGTGCCATAGTCTGTTCCTTGTATATTATTCTTTGTATTAATCAAAATGAAAAAGGCGTTTTACCGCCTTAACTTTTCGCTTATTTTGCATAAATATGCAGAATATTTCAATATTTATTTATAACTATTTTAATTGTGACTCAATAATGCCACCGCCTAAGCAAACTTCGCCTAAGTAAAACACGGCAGACTGCCCCGGGGTCACGGCAATTTGTGGTTCATCGAACATCACTCGAATAGTTTCATCATCAATCACTTGGATTTCACAGGCAATATCTGCTTGACGATAACGGGTTTTTACCGTGCAGCGTAAATTTTCACGCAACGGCATCATATCCACCCAAGTGAGCTGTTTCGCAATTAGGCCGTTTGAAAGCAGAGCTGAATTATCGTGTCCTTGTGCTACAATCAATACATTATTAAGTAAGTCTTTCTCCACCACATAAAACGGATCTTCACTTAGCCCTTTCACCCCGCCGATACCTAAGCCTTTTCGTTGCCCAAGCGTGTGATACATCAGCCCATCGTGGCGACCGACTAATTTGCCGTCAACAGTGCGAATTTCCCCCGGTTGAGCCGGCAGAAAACGAGCTAAGAAATCTTTAAATTTACGCTCACCGATGAAACAAATGCCGGTAGAATCTTTTTTCTTTGCCGTTGCTAATCCTAGATCTTCGGCAATGGCTCGCACAATCGGCTTCTCAATTTCGCCCACCGGGAATAAACTCTGCCCGATCTGCTTTTTATTTAACGCATATAAAAAGTAGCTCTGATCTTTATTTTCATCTAAACCACGCAAAAGTTTCGCATCTTGATCATCATTCGTGCGGCGGACATAATGCCCGGTCGCAATATAATCTGCACCAAGATCTTCTGCTGCATATTCCAAAAAGGCTTTAAATTTGATCTCTTTATTACATAAAATATCCGGATTTGGCGTTCTTCCTGCCTTGTATTCCGCCAAGAAATATTCAAATACATTATCCCAATATTCCGCAGCAAAATTAATTTTATGCAACTTCATACCCAGTTTATCGGCAACCGCTTGAGCATCGGCAAGGTCAGCGGCGGCAGTACAATAATCGGTATCATCATCTTCTTCCCAGTTTTTCATAAACAAGCCTTCCACTTGGTAGCCTTGTTGTTGAAGAATAAAAGCAGAAACCGAGGAATCCACCCCACCGGACATACCAATAATGACTTTTTTCTTGCCATTTTCAGCAAGTTGCTCTGGTGTTAATTTCGGGAAATGGGTGTTATAAGTGTTTGAAATTAATAGATTTGACATAAATTCTCCCGTAACTTCGGTTAAGGCGAAGCACATTGGTTAGTGATAAAAACAACAAGCGGTGAAATTTGCAAAAAATTTTGCAAAATGAACCGCTTGCCTATTAAGAAATTAGAGTTCTATTTGGTAAAAGACTTTTCCTACTCTATCAATATGTTCAATAAAGTTAGGATTTGTGAGTTTATCATAAATGGAAAGATCAAATAAATAAGGTGAGCTTGAGTCATCAAGATCACCCCAGATTCTTTTTACAATATCATAAGTCAGATCTTTGCCTTTGAAAGTAAGATCTACATCTGAGCCTTCACGATAATTACCTTTAGCACGCGAGCCATAGATAATTGCTTGCTCCACTTCAGGGTATTTCGCAAGAATATCGGTAATAGTTTTCGTCGCTCGTTCGCTTAGTCCAAAGTTTGGCATAGTGTTTCTACTCGCTGTTCAAATTCAATAAATAAAGGCAGATACGCCTTGATAATTTTATTAAATTCTTCAGTTAAAATAGTTTCATCGTAAGTATGAACTATTATATTGCGGCTTTTTATCATTTCTAGCCAAACTTCGCCCTGAGTGATTAGCCCACGATTAAAAGCCAAACGAGAAGCCGTTTTTGAACCATAAATATCAACTTCACCTTCCCATTTTAAAATATCTTGCATTAACTTCCACGCTAACTCGTGTGTAATCTCAAAACTCTGGATAATTCCTTTTTTAATTACATCAATGTCGGTATCAGCGTATTTTTCTGCTTCTGCTTGAAGGTAACTTACTGATTTTTTATAGTTATCAAACCGCTGTTTCCAGCGAATATCTCTATTCATATTATTTCACTTCATAAAATTGTGGCTCTTTATTAAAACGTGCCACTTCTTCAGGGTCGGCTGTGCCGTCTGCGATTTTAGATTTTAGGTTATCGCAAGGTTCTTCGCAGTCGCACATTTTTTTCATACCTAAAGCGGTGATACCGCCACAGCTGCCTTTGATGGTTTTGCCTTTCACGATAAAACCAATCGACATCGCAAAAATCACGGCTACAAAAAAGCCAAAGGTTAATAATACAGTTTCCATTTTTCACTCCAACTATTGTGATTGAATAAGTTTGCTAAATTCGCTCGACATTTGTGTCTCAAATTTATCGCCGTTTTTAACAATTAAAAAGATTGCTAATTTTTCACGCTCTGCCACTGCTAATGCTTTTTCCGCTCCTAACACAAATAAACCGGTTGATAAGCCGTCTGCCGTCATTGTGGTTGGGGCAAATACAGTGATAGAGGCTAAATTATGGTTTACCGGACGTAACTGTTTTGGGTCGATAATATGTGAAAGACGGTTGCCTTTTTCATCTTCAAAATAATTACGATAATTGCCCGAAGTTGCCATCGCCAAATTGTGCAACGGCACGGTAATTTGTGCGGCTTGACCTTGTGTCATTACCGGTTGCTCGATTGCAATCCGCCAATCTAAGCCTTGTAAATTTTTTCCTTTGCCTCGTAATTCGCCACCAATTTCAACTAAATAGTTGCTCACACCTATAGTTTCAAGATGCTCGGCTAATTTATCTACACCGAAACCCTTTGCAATAGACGATAAATCTAGATAAAGATTAGCTGCTGACTTGGTGAGCTTGGGTTTACTACTCATTTCAAGCAAAATTTTATCAATGCCGACATAAGCAGAACGCTCTGCAATTTGTTCCTCAGACGGCACTTTATTTAAGCGTTTATCCGGCCCGAACCCCCACAAGTTCACCAATGGACCAACGGTTACATCTAAAGCCCCTTCGGTGACTTTATTTAAACGGATTGCCTCTTGTACCACTTTTGCAAAATCCTGCGAAATTTCGACCGCTTGATTTGCCTGCTTTGCTTGATTAAAACGGCTAATTTCCGAATCTTGTTGGTAGGTGGACATCTGATTATTCACCTCAATCAATAAGCCATCCAGCTCATTTTTCATTTTTTCAGGCGAAATCAAATTCTTCACTTCACCATTATCAATATATTTTACGGTGTAAGTTGTCCCCATGGTTTTGCCCGACAGCGTAATTTGCTCAGGGGCTTTTTCACAAGCACTTAAAGTAAAAAAAGCAATTAAAAGAAGAAAAAATTTTTTCATTGGTATCACAAAAGTTAAAAATTGGGGAAATTATAGCATATTTAGCGATTAAATAAGCACTTCATATCGTTGTAAAATAATTTGTTTAAACGATTCGTTGCAACTTGCCCAGTCAATCAGATCTACTGTGAAAGGTAGGTCAGAATCCGTAAACGCAAGCTCTAACTCTGTTTGTTGCCGAATCGTGAGCGGTTGTTTGGTGATTAATGCTAAATCAAGATCCGAATAGGCTTTAGCTGTGCCTTTAATGCGAGAGCCAAAAACCCAAACGGGTGTATCAGGCAAGTATTTTTTGAAAATATCCAACACCTGTTGGCGTTGTGCCTCAGTTAAATCAATCATAGCTATTGCGTTTTTGGAGCTGTTTAACTAAAAAATACGTACTTTCCAGAAAGTTTGAAATTCCGTTATAAACCTGCAGTGCTTTATTTTGATCATAAGTATGCGAGGTAATATTTCGCATTTTGCGATAATCTAGCCAGACTTCCGGTGATTCAATCAGCCCATATTGAGCAGCCATTCGCAAAATATCACGGAACTCGGTGCTATCAATATCAGTGTCATTTGACTCAATGTTTTTGAGCTGACGCTTGAGCATTTTTATCGACAATTCGTAAACAAATTCAAATTTTTGGATTGCTCCTGCAATCAAAGTGTCTTGAATAATTGCTTCTTGCCGGTTAAACCACGCTTGATTTTCAAGGCTGACAATCGTTTTCTCAAGGGAATTGAAAGCATTTTCAAGTGCCGTAATATCCAGTTGTTCCATTTGCTTCCCCTTAAAATTCACATTATTAAATTACCAAAACTTAATAATATAAATTAAATCAAGCGGTCAATTTTGCAGAAAATTTTGCAAATTTGACCGCTTGTAGTCAGAAGTTAAGGTTTATCAACCACCGAAGTCATCTAATAAGATGTTTTCGTCTTCTACACCTAAGCTCTTCAGCATACCGATTACGGCAGCATTCATCACCGGTGGACCACACATATAGTATTCGCAGTCTTCAGGTGCTTCGTGGTTTTTGAGGTAGTTCTCATAAAGCACGTTATGAATAAAGCCACGGAAGTAATCTTCTCTGTCGCCCGGTAATGGATCAGAAAGTGCCACATACCATTTGAAGTTGTCGTTTTCTGCTTGAAGACCATCAAAATCTTCCACATAGAACATTTCACGTTCTGAACGAGCACCATACCAGAATGACATTTTACGTTTAGATTTTAAACGTTTTAATTGGTCGAAGATATGTGAACGCATTGGTGCCATACCTGCACCACCACCGATAAAGACCATTTCCGCATCGGTATCTTTAGCGAAGAACTCACCGAATGGACCTGAAATTGTCACTTTATCACCCGGTTTTAATGACCAAATGTAGGAAGACATTTGACCCGGCGGTACGTCCGGATTGCGTGGTGGAGGTGTAGCAATACGCACGTTAAGCATAATAATGCCTTTCTCTTCCGGATATGAGGCCATTGAGTATGCACGAATAATATGCTCGTCCACTTTTGAAGTATAACGCCATAAGTCAAATTTATCCCAGTCTTCATGGTACTCTTTTGGAATATCGAAGTCTTTATAATGAACAGTATGAGGCTCAGCTTCAATTTGGATATAACCACCCGCACGGAACGGTACTTCTTCGCCTTCAGGAATTTGAAGTTTAAGCTCTTTGATGAAGGTTGCTTTGTTATCGTTTGAGATAACGGTACATTCCCATTTTTTCACACCAAAGATCTCTTCCGGAAGTTCAACGTCCATTGAAGATTTCACGTTTACCTGACAAGCTAAACGCCAGCCTTCTTTCGCTTCTTTCTTAGAAATGTGCGATAACTCAGTTGGAAGAATTTCACCACCGCCTGATTTCACTTGTACTTTACATTGACCGCAAGAGCCACCGCCACCACAAGCTGAGGAAACGAAAATCCCTTTACTTGCTAAAGCACCGAGTAATTTTCCACCAGCCGGTAGCGTAATGCCTTTTTCCGGATCGTTGTTGATTGAGATGGTAATATCACCTGAATCAACTAATTTTGATTTAGCGAAAAGAATGATCACCGCAAGCACTAATACCAGAGCCGTAAATGCGATAATACCGAAAATAAAATTACTATCCACGATATGCTCCTTATAATTGAATGCCTGAGAATGACATGAATCCTAACGCCATTAAACCTACCGTGATAAAGGTAATGCCTAAACCACGTAAGCCTGCCGGCACGTCAGAATATTTCATTTTCTCGGTTAAACCTGCAAGTGCTACGATAGCTAACATCCAGCCTGTACCTGCACCTACACCATAAACCACAGATTCTACAAAGTTATACTCACGTTGTACCATAAACGATACACCACCAAAAATCGCACAGTTTACGGTGATAAGTGGTAAGAAGATACCTAATGCACTATAAAGTGCCGGGAAAAACTTGTCTAAAATCATTTCCAGAATTTGAACAAGTGCTGCAATAACCCCGATGAAAGTGATAAAGTTTAAGAAGCTTAAATCCACACCTTCTACTAATGCACCCTCTTTTAATACGTGGGTATAAACTAATTGGTTAGCTGGAACTGCAATGCCAAGTACTACAATTACCGCAATACCTAAACCAAAAGCAGTTGAAACTTTCTTAGACACCGCAAGGAATGTACACATACCAAGGAAGAAAGAAAGTGCCATATTTTCAATAAATACGGACTTAACAAAGATACTCAGAAGATGTTCCATCTTATTTCTCCACTTGTTCCGGTTTCCACGTTCTAATCGCCCAGATCACAAATCCGATAATAAAGAACGCACTTGGTGCTAATAAGAATAAACCGTTTGCTTGATACCAACCACCATTTTGAACAGTTTCAAGAATGGTGATACCGAAAATTTTACCTGAACCGATAAGTTCACGTAAAAAGGCAACGATAATTAACATTGCACCGTAGCCTAAACCGTTACCGATACCATCAACAAAACTTTCAACCGGGCCTGATTTCATCGCGAATGCTTCTGCACGCCCCATTACGATACAGTTGGTAATAATCAGACCAACGAATACCGATAATTGTTTTGATAGATCGTAAGCATAAGCACGTAAGATTTGGTCAACCAAAATTACTAATGAAGCAATAATCGCCATTTGTACAATGATACGGATACTATTTGGAATATAGTTACGAATCATTGAAATAAACATACTTGAGAATGCAGTAACTAAACTTACCGCAATTGCCATTACTACTGCTGTTTGTAATTGAGTCGTTACCGCTAACGCAGAACAAATACCTAAGATCTGTAATGCGATCGGGTTGTTATCGACAATTGGCGATAACAATAATTTTTTAAGATTGTTATTGTCTGCCATTAGTTAGCTCCTGCCGCTGCTTTAAATTTTGCTAAATATGGACCAAAACCATTTTGACCAAACCAGTATTTGAATGAGCCATCCACACCGTTTGAGGTTAATGTCGCACCGGATAAACCATCAACGCCGTGATCTTTATCTGCCGATGCACCTTTACCCACTCTTAACGCAACTTGGTTTTGCTCGTTAAATAGTTTTTTACCTACAAAGTTTTTCTGCCAGTTTGGGTTTGCAATTTCACCACCTAAACCTGCCGTTTCACCTTGTTCATAGTAAGTAATACCATTGATCGTATTTGCATCAGGTTGTACTGCCACAAAACCGTACATAATTGACCATAAGCCGTTACCGTGCATTGGTAATACTACTTGAGTCGTTTTACCTGAGTCATCTTTTACTAAATAAACTTCCGCATATTTAGCTCGAGTTTTGATATTCGCTTTATCATCTTCAGGAGCAATCACAACATTTTGCGCCGGATCTTTAGCTGCTGCACGAGCATCAAAGCCTGTTACACCGTCAACATAATCGCCTGTTGCTAAATCTACAATTTTCGGCTCAATAAATTTGGTATAGGTTTCTTGCACATCAGTATCTTTTTGCAATAAACCGGCCGCTTGTAAAATGTTTTTCTGTTTATCAAGTTGTTTCTGAATATCTTGTGTGGGTTTAAGCATTACTGCTGCACCTGCCACAATTAAAGAACAGATTAAACTTAATAAAACTACAACAGTTAGCGTTCCGCCAACGCTATCTTTATTAAATTTAGCCATTGTTTGCTACCCTCGCTAATCTGCGTTTGATATTCCCTTGAACTACTAAATAGTCAAAGATTGGAGCAAATAAGTTAGCAAATAAAATCGCTAACATCATACCCTCAGGGTATGCCGGGTTTACCACACGGATTAATACACACATAAAGCCGATTAAGATACCGTATGCCCATTTACCTTTGTTCGTAAATGCAGCTGATACCGGGTCGGTTGCCATAAAGAACATACCGATCGCAAAACCACCTAATACTAAGTGCCAATGCC from the Mannheimia haemolytica genome contains:
- the nqrF gene encoding Na(+)-translocating NADH-quinone reductase subunit F, translated to MDSNFIFGIIAFTALVLVLAVIILFAKSKLVDSGDITISINNDPEKGITLPAGGKLLGALASKGIFVSSACGGGGSCGQCKVQVKSGGGEILPTELSHISKKEAKEGWRLACQVNVKSSMDVELPEEIFGVKKWECTVISNDNKATFIKELKLQIPEGEEVPFRAGGYIQIEAEPHTVHYKDFDIPKEYHEDWDKFDLWRYTSKVDEHIIRAYSMASYPEEKGIIMLNVRIATPPPRNPDVPPGQMSSYIWSLKPGDKVTISGPFGEFFAKDTDAEMVFIGGGAGMAPMRSHIFDQLKRLKSKRKMSFWYGARSEREMFYVEDFDGLQAENDNFKWYVALSDPLPGDREDYFRGFIHNVLYENYLKNHEAPEDCEYYMCGPPVMNAAVIGMLKSLGVEDENILLDDFGG
- the nqrD gene encoding Na(+)-translocating NADH-quinone reductase subunit D, with the translated sequence MADNNNLKKLLLSPIVDNNPIALQILGICSALAVTTQLQTAVVMAIAVSLVTAFSSMFISMIRNYIPNSIRIIVQMAIIASLVILVDQILRAYAYDLSKQLSVFVGLIITNCIVMGRAEAFAMKSGPVESFVDGIGNGLGYGAMLIIVAFLRELIGSGKIFGITILETVQNGGWYQANGLFLLAPSAFFIIGFVIWAIRTWKPEQVEK
- the nqrC gene encoding Na(+)-translocating NADH-quinone reductase subunit C; the encoded protein is MAKFNKDSVGGTLTVVVLLSLICSLIVAGAAVMLKPTQDIQKQLDKQKNILQAAGLLQKDTDVQETYTKFIEPKIVDLATGDYVDGVTGFDARAAAKDPAQNVVIAPEDDKANIKTRAKYAEVYLVKDDSGKTTQVVLPMHGNGLWSIMYGFVAVQPDANTINGITYYEQGETAGLGGEIANPNWQKNFVGKKLFNEQNQVALRVGKGASADKDHGVDGLSGATLTSNGVDGSFKYWFGQNGFGPYLAKFKAAAGAN
- a CDS encoding nucleotidyltransferase substrate binding protein, HI0074 family; amino-acid sequence: MEQLDITALENAFNSLEKTIVSLENQAWFNRQEAIIQDTLIAGAIQKFEFVYELSIKMLKRQLKNIESNDTDIDSTEFRDILRMAAQYGLIESPEVWLDYRKMRNITSHTYDQNKALQVYNGISNFLESTYFLVKQLQKRNSYD
- the nqrE gene encoding Na(+)-translocating NADH-quinone reductase subunit E encodes the protein MEHLLSIFVKSVFIENMALSFFLGMCTFLAVSKKVSTAFGLGIAVIVVLGIAVPANQLVYTHVLKEGALVEGVDLSFLNFITFIGVIAALVQILEMILDKFFPALYSALGIFLPLITVNCAIFGGVSFMVQREYNFVESVVYGVGAGTGWMLAIVALAGLTEKMKYSDVPAGLRGLGITFITVGLMALGFMSFSGIQL